One window from the genome of Dongia rigui encodes:
- a CDS encoding glycosyltransferase family 4 protein — MSKIVIHLVYSLGGKGSVQRRAHLDAEVARAAGHEVVMATDRVAGPVPAGVKVVKPARLWHHRLPGVLRELGAMIAVHFTLARYLRNNAADVIVFHDSTLCWPALWNAGKRPTVYMVHALIRDRIESGANPYGALRTWLYRQANRYGLRHSSHVVCVSQYMAKMAIAEGADPSAVAVVPNLLDLTEFTTPHVAEYDVIYAGRLSVEKGVGTLITALKDLDPHLKVAIVGDGPQRGQLEVHAATSGLAACSFLGWVDRARLRALLATAAVQVVPSLSEPQGVVALEGLAAGTPVIAANVGGLTEMIEPETNGWLFPAGDAGALQRLLERVLSDRTTLAGMRERAKRSAQAFDLRTMQNRLERIYL; from the coding sequence ATGTCCAAGATCGTCATTCATCTGGTCTATTCGTTAGGTGGCAAAGGGTCCGTGCAAAGGCGGGCCCATCTCGACGCTGAGGTGGCGCGGGCCGCCGGGCATGAGGTTGTCATGGCGACCGATCGCGTCGCCGGCCCCGTGCCCGCAGGCGTCAAGGTCGTGAAGCCGGCGCGATTGTGGCACCACCGCCTCCCGGGCGTGCTGCGGGAACTCGGCGCCATGATCGCGGTCCATTTCACGCTGGCGCGTTATCTGCGCAACAACGCCGCCGATGTCATCGTCTTTCATGATTCGACGTTGTGCTGGCCGGCCCTTTGGAATGCTGGCAAACGACCGACGGTCTATATGGTGCACGCGCTGATCCGCGACCGGATCGAGAGCGGCGCCAACCCCTATGGCGCCTTGCGCACCTGGCTCTACCGCCAGGCCAATCGTTACGGCCTGAGGCACAGCAGCCATGTGGTCTGTGTGTCGCAATACATGGCGAAGATGGCGATCGCTGAAGGTGCCGATCCGTCTGCCGTGGCAGTGGTCCCCAATCTGCTCGACCTTACCGAATTCACGACACCGCACGTCGCCGAATATGACGTGATCTATGCCGGCCGCCTCTCGGTCGAAAAGGGCGTCGGCACCCTCATCACGGCGCTCAAGGACCTCGATCCCCATCTCAAGGTTGCCATCGTCGGCGACGGGCCGCAGCGCGGCCAGCTTGAGGTGCACGCCGCCACGTCGGGCCTTGCTGCCTGCAGCTTCCTCGGCTGGGTCGACCGGGCGCGCCTGCGGGCGCTCCTTGCCACTGCCGCCGTGCAGGTCGTGCCGTCACTTTCCGAGCCCCAAGGTGTGGTGGCGCTGGAGGGGCTTGCCGCCGGCACACCGGTCATCGCCGCCAATGTGGGCGGGTTGACCGAAATGATCGAGCCGGAGACCAATGGCTGGCTTTTCCCAGCGGGCGATGCCGGGGCCTTGCAGCGGCTCCTGGAGCGGGTCCTCAGCGACCGGACGACCCTTGCCGGGATGCGGGAGCGGGCCAAGCGCTCGGCCCAGGCATTTGATCTCAGGACCATGCAAAATCGACTGGAGCGGATTTATCTTTGA
- a CDS encoding glycosyltransferase family 4 protein, with protein MADASILETPTRMTDRPADGNTAHGTSAKRTKICVVGLRGVPGVMGGIESHCEQIFPRLKRLNADYDITIIGRRPYVSGAPYAYEGLRVVPLPAARSKYLEAITNTALAVLYARFYEKADVIHIHGIGPALMGPLARLLGMKLVVTHHGQDFARAKWNSVAKAVLRLGEQCAVRAAHRVIVVSKSVTEELRRQNRRGEARIEYIPNGATELPADPLVGDGVAPLEALGLTPGGYILAVGRLVPEKAFHLLIDAYRVAKPGYKLAIVGRADHDDDYSRQLLAKAGGDVIFCGFQNHGTLRALYQHAALFVLPSTHEGLPIAALEAAKLGVPMVLSDIQANVDIGLAPDNYFRSGNVHALAAKLGQDYQSFAVDAQEIGRRFDWGAITEATQKVYAQLAAA; from the coding sequence GTGGCTGACGCCTCAATTTTGGAGACACCGACCCGCATGACGGACCGCCCCGCCGATGGCAACACGGCTCATGGCACATCGGCCAAGAGAACGAAGATCTGCGTCGTCGGGCTGCGGGGCGTCCCGGGAGTCATGGGCGGAATTGAATCCCATTGCGAGCAGATATTCCCGCGCCTGAAGCGCCTCAACGCTGATTACGACATCACGATCATCGGCCGCCGGCCCTATGTGAGCGGCGCGCCCTACGCCTATGAGGGGCTGCGCGTCGTGCCGCTGCCGGCCGCGCGCAGCAAGTATCTGGAGGCGATCACGAATACGGCCCTGGCCGTGTTGTATGCGCGCTTCTATGAGAAAGCCGACGTCATCCATATCCACGGTATCGGCCCCGCTCTGATGGGCCCGCTGGCCCGCCTGCTGGGCATGAAATTGGTCGTCACCCATCACGGGCAGGATTTCGCGCGGGCAAAATGGAACAGCGTCGCCAAGGCGGTGTTGCGACTGGGCGAGCAATGCGCGGTCCGCGCGGCGCACCGGGTGATCGTGGTCTCGAAATCGGTCACCGAAGAGTTGCGCCGCCAGAATCGCCGTGGCGAAGCCCGCATCGAGTACATCCCGAATGGCGCTACCGAACTGCCGGCCGATCCGCTGGTGGGTGACGGGGTGGCGCCGCTCGAGGCATTGGGGCTGACCCCCGGTGGCTATATCCTGGCCGTTGGCCGGCTGGTTCCGGAAAAGGCGTTTCATTTGCTGATCGATGCATATCGCGTGGCCAAGCCAGGTTACAAGCTCGCCATCGTCGGCCGCGCCGACCATGACGACGACTACTCGCGCCAACTCTTGGCGAAGGCGGGCGGCGACGTGATTTTCTGCGGCTTCCAGAACCACGGCACATTGCGCGCGCTTTACCAGCATGCGGCATTGTTTGTGCTGCCGTCGACCCATGAGGGATTGCCGATCGCGGCATTGGAAGCAGCCAAGCTCGGCGTGCCGATGGTGCTGAGCGACATTCAAGCCAATGTTGATATCGGCCTTGCCCCCGACAACTATTTCCGCAGCGGCAATGTCCATGCGCTGGCCGCCAAACTGGGGCAGGACTATCAGAGCTTCGCGGTCGACGCCCAGGAGATCGGGCGCCGCTTCGATTGGGGAGCCATCACGGAGGCGACACAGAAGGTTTATGCCCAGCTTGCTGCAGCTTGA
- a CDS encoding serine O-acetyltransferase, translating to MSESVTISQDIPLTGTGTAGNERAEDAGPRSLDDLAKPHTAGCARSFAQLKSWLKADLYRYAGRSDLKSFVRHFLFTPGYKYTVWMRTCGYFRVKTWAKLLLLYPLSKWILLRCRYKYGIVIPEYTVIGPGFFINRFGGIYVNGDAVIGSNVNFTHGIMLGQANRGKYMGSPIVGDRVFLASGAKVIGRVRLGDGSVVGANAVVTKDVPENGVVGGIPAKVLSLAGSDGYVNRTAPL from the coding sequence ATGAGCGAGAGCGTGACTATTTCGCAGGATATTCCACTGACGGGCACAGGAACGGCGGGCAACGAGCGGGCGGAAGATGCTGGCCCGCGTTCGCTCGACGATCTTGCCAAGCCACATACGGCGGGCTGTGCTCGCAGCTTCGCGCAGTTGAAGAGCTGGCTGAAGGCCGACCTCTATCGCTATGCCGGCCGGTCCGATCTCAAATCCTTCGTGCGGCATTTCCTGTTCACGCCGGGCTATAAATACACCGTCTGGATGCGCACCTGCGGCTATTTCCGCGTCAAGACCTGGGCGAAGCTGCTGTTGCTCTATCCGCTGTCGAAATGGATCCTGCTGCGCTGCCGCTACAAGTACGGCATCGTCATTCCCGAATACACGGTGATCGGGCCGGGCTTTTTCATCAATCGCTTCGGCGGCATCTATGTGAACGGCGATGCGGTCATCGGCAGCAATGTCAATTTCACCCACGGCATCATGCTGGGTCAGGCCAATCGCGGCAAATACATGGGTTCGCCCATCGTCGGCGACCGCGTCTTCCTGGCATCTGGCGCCAAGGTCATCGGCCGCGTGCGGCTGGGTGATGGCTCGGTGGTCGGTGCCAATGCCGTGGTGACCAAGGACGTGCCGGAGAACGGCGTCGTCGGCGGCATCCCGGCCAAGGTCCTGTCGCTGGCTGGGTCCGACGGATACGTCAATCGCACCGCGCCTCTTTAA
- a CDS encoding glycosyltransferase family 2 protein, which yields MPANPLPAEAATVGSPDPKISIVISAYNRPAPLVEAVDSALRQTYPNKEVIVVDDCSPVDLKAALAQFGDRILYHRKETGSGPSGTRNVGVKIASGDYVAFLDDDDIWLPNKLEVQLVAMGTRDASVCGFSVLETGRLVVRPVTSIDTGMLLYGNKFAGTTGFMAKRSRLLAEPFDETLRWGEDWDIYVRYSQKEPLVYVPQPLFQRRTGNNDSITKSLKKVASGKEELFIMSLKKHRKLLGETIFRRRVAGIKLSNLKYKDDKAAIIWDCMKSAGALPTIWWLAYKTMRGDARV from the coding sequence TTGCCCGCCAATCCCCTGCCTGCCGAAGCGGCGACAGTCGGTTCCCCGGATCCCAAAATCAGCATCGTTATTTCCGCCTATAACCGGCCGGCGCCCCTGGTGGAGGCGGTCGACAGCGCGTTGCGCCAGACCTATCCCAATAAGGAAGTCATCGTCGTCGACGATTGTTCGCCGGTCGATCTGAAGGCGGCCCTGGCGCAATTTGGCGACCGCATCTTGTACCACCGCAAGGAAACCGGCTCTGGCCCCAGCGGCACCCGCAATGTGGGCGTCAAGATTGCGTCCGGCGATTACGTCGCCTTCCTTGACGACGACGACATCTGGCTGCCCAACAAGCTGGAGGTGCAGCTGGTCGCGATGGGAACGCGCGACGCCTCGGTCTGCGGATTCTCGGTGCTGGAGACGGGGCGGCTGGTCGTGCGCCCGGTGACCAGCATCGATACCGGCATGCTGCTCTATGGCAACAAATTCGCCGGCACCACCGGCTTCATGGCCAAGCGCAGCAGATTGCTGGCGGAGCCCTTCGACGAGACGTTGCGCTGGGGTGAGGATTGGGACATCTATGTCCGCTATAGCCAGAAGGAACCGCTGGTCTATGTGCCGCAGCCCTTGTTTCAGCGCCGCACGGGCAACAATGACAGCATCACCAAGAGCCTGAAGAAGGTCGCGAGCGGCAAGGAAGAGCTGTTCATCATGTCGCTGAAGAAGCACCGGAAGCTCCTGGGCGAGACGATCTTCCGCCGCCGTGTGGCCGGCATCAAACTGTCCAATCTCAAATACAAGGACGACAAGGCGGCGATCATCTGGGATTGCATGAAGAGCGCCGGTGCGCTGCCGACCATCTGGTGGCTTGCCTATAAGACGATGCGGGGTGACGCGCGTGTCTGA
- the xrtD gene encoding VPLPA-CTERM-specific exosortase XrtD produces the protein MLASSAAKPSLRLSALFRQGAALWVLALINCALVAGAFHNSVAATLDVWMNSPEYNYGLLVPVVVALMLWRDLGRSTAPQAGGWWGVGLVGFGLLLGLIEALSQTRFPGQVGLFLSLIGIYVAWQGEARSRATWPGLVFLLFGLPMANGIQVILTGALQMVSSIGAVALIRLADIPVLREGNVIDLGPIQLQVAEACSGLRYLFPLATFSFLCAYLYIGHPVKKAVIFLSSIPITIVMNIVRIGVTGLLVDRFGVAAAEGFFHDFEGWIIYCACLAILAVEMKLLCYIGGHDRSLLRRLDLDLPPSGGKTAPVRPAQAAPGLAVAFLAFLTLLLVVAIGTRPEHVPVRNSFALFPREIGAWQGVEAPVDADSLRALNASDHLSVNFARNDGALINTWIAYYSSQYSGNAAHSPLVCMPGGGWQIEQAGVTTLNVSRDGATTAIPVNRIIIAQGNTRQLVYYWFVEGGAIETNEYRAKARLFANAVMENRRDGALVRFVAPISGTDIAAVDAQMQSFIAELLPVLPTYLP, from the coding sequence ATGTTGGCGTCATCGGCGGCCAAGCCGTCCTTGCGCCTGTCGGCCTTGTTCCGCCAGGGGGCCGCGCTATGGGTGTTGGCGCTGATCAACTGCGCCTTGGTTGCGGGCGCCTTCCACAACTCGGTCGCGGCGACGCTCGATGTCTGGATGAACTCGCCGGAATACAATTATGGCCTGCTGGTGCCGGTGGTCGTGGCCCTGATGCTGTGGCGCGATTTGGGGCGCAGCACGGCGCCGCAGGCGGGCGGCTGGTGGGGTGTGGGGTTGGTCGGCTTCGGCCTTCTCCTCGGGCTCATCGAGGCGCTGAGCCAGACACGGTTTCCGGGGCAGGTAGGTCTTTTCCTCAGCCTGATCGGCATCTATGTCGCCTGGCAGGGCGAGGCACGGTCGCGCGCCACTTGGCCGGGCCTTGTCTTTCTGTTGTTCGGCCTGCCGATGGCGAACGGCATTCAGGTGATCCTCACCGGCGCCTTGCAGATGGTGTCGTCGATCGGTGCCGTGGCGCTCATTCGCCTGGCCGACATTCCGGTCCTGCGCGAGGGCAATGTCATCGACCTCGGTCCCATCCAATTGCAGGTAGCCGAGGCGTGCAGCGGTTTGCGCTATCTGTTCCCGCTCGCCACTTTCTCGTTCCTCTGCGCCTATCTCTATATCGGCCATCCGGTGAAGAAGGCCGTCATTTTCCTGTCCAGCATTCCGATTACCATTGTCATGAACATCGTGCGCATTGGCGTCACCGGATTGCTGGTCGACCGCTTCGGTGTCGCGGCGGCGGAGGGCTTCTTCCATGACTTCGAAGGCTGGATCATCTATTGCGCCTGTCTTGCCATCCTTGCGGTCGAGATGAAGCTGCTGTGCTATATCGGCGGCCATGACCGGTCGCTGCTGCGGCGGCTCGATCTCGACCTGCCGCCCAGCGGCGGCAAGACGGCGCCCGTCAGGCCTGCCCAAGCTGCGCCGGGCCTTGCCGTGGCATTCCTTGCCTTCCTTACCCTGTTGCTGGTCGTGGCCATCGGCACAAGGCCCGAGCATGTGCCCGTGCGCAATTCCTTCGCGCTGTTCCCGCGCGAGATCGGCGCCTGGCAGGGCGTCGAAGCGCCGGTCGATGCCGACTCCCTGCGCGCCCTCAATGCAAGCGACCATCTCAGTGTCAATTTCGCGCGCAACGATGGTGCGCTCATCAACACCTGGATCGCCTATTACAGTTCGCAATACAGTGGCAACGCCGCGCATTCGCCCCTGGTCTGCATGCCTGGCGGCGGCTGGCAGATCGAGCAGGCCGGTGTCACCACGCTGAACGTCAGCCGCGACGGTGCCACGACGGCGATCCCGGTCAACCGGATCATCATCGCGCAAGGGAACACTCGGCAGCTGGTCTATTACTGGTTTGTCGAAGGTGGTGCCATTGAGACGAATGAGTACCGCGCCAAGGCGCGACTGTTCGCCAATGCCGTGATGGAAAATCGCCGCGACGGCGCGTTGGTACGTTTTGTGGCACCGATCAGCGGCACCGACATTGCCGCAGTCGATGCACAGATGCAGAGCTTTATAGCGGAATTGCTGCCGGTCCTGCCCACCTACCTGCCATGA
- a CDS encoding VWA domain-containing protein has protein sequence MNVESSLNSDSVADHVIHESDVEGAILTQGAGPVVQVQVPAGDNIVRIPVTAGETIQLPFPTDGLDARLGDENGNLAIKSGDVTVILQGYADANEAAPVEIVGSNGSPVDVAEVLASTDPNIDIQTAAGPAAGDAGTGPDNSGGIFAPFDPSDGIGGLDAVGGLEATSLNYTVIQRANSFYDPQDDDLTTLAVDEPTGIAPINYNDANSGDENGYRDTNVMIVLDVSGSMKEDADASVDGVQSRLEIAQAALSNLLHTYETLGDVRVTVVTFDKTASTAFSWGSVADAIAAIEAIILDPKAVTNYQAALATAETAWEAPGKLSGDVDNVVYFVSDGKPTWGGDKDNGNHLTAGQKAAWDAFLEDPSNGIDHVYAVGIGDDIGGSPAHPDRDLKDVADPDRDHVPAQDVLYVTDPLDLGSTLIGTIEGHSITGNVLDGSNTSQIGDNATPGQADSAGDGATHIYTLSYDSADDAYDVSFSWDGTSANVSQDAAGGINVVISGREVSFDTDSGRMTFHFDTGAYTFTPGGVSEDTNVVFHYGTKDADGDVDQADSGSGDNDQGGTSVPGGADLVITIHNTDTPDASLVASQHIDTYIAPTSLPGDHEAAALAAS, from the coding sequence ATGAACGTGGAATCCAGCCTCAATTCGGACAGCGTTGCTGACCATGTGATCCATGAGAGTGACGTCGAGGGCGCGATCCTGACCCAGGGCGCGGGCCCCGTGGTTCAGGTTCAGGTCCCAGCCGGCGACAACATCGTTCGGATCCCGGTCACCGCCGGTGAAACCATCCAGCTGCCGTTCCCCACCGACGGGCTCGACGCTCGCCTGGGCGATGAGAACGGCAATCTCGCCATCAAGTCCGGCGACGTTACCGTCATTCTGCAAGGCTATGCCGATGCCAACGAAGCGGCACCGGTCGAGATCGTCGGTTCCAATGGATCGCCTGTCGATGTGGCGGAAGTGCTCGCCTCGACCGATCCTAATATCGACATTCAGACCGCGGCCGGCCCGGCCGCGGGCGATGCCGGCACCGGTCCCGACAATTCCGGCGGCATCTTCGCCCCGTTCGATCCCTCCGACGGCATCGGTGGCCTCGACGCCGTCGGCGGCCTCGAAGCGACGTCGCTCAACTACACGGTCATTCAGCGCGCCAATTCGTTCTACGATCCGCAGGACGACGACCTCACCACACTGGCGGTCGATGAGCCGACCGGCATCGCGCCGATCAACTACAACGATGCCAATAGCGGCGACGAGAACGGCTATCGCGACACCAATGTGATGATCGTGCTCGATGTCTCGGGCTCGATGAAGGAAGACGCCGATGCCAGCGTCGATGGCGTGCAGTCGCGCCTTGAGATCGCGCAGGCGGCCCTCAGCAACCTCCTCCATACCTATGAAACGCTGGGCGACGTGCGCGTCACCGTGGTGACCTTCGACAAGACCGCCAGCACCGCGTTCAGCTGGGGCAGCGTCGCCGATGCGATCGCCGCCATCGAGGCGATCATCCTCGACCCCAAGGCCGTGACCAACTACCAGGCAGCGCTCGCTACCGCCGAAACCGCGTGGGAAGCACCGGGCAAGCTGAGCGGCGATGTCGACAACGTCGTCTATTTCGTCTCCGATGGTAAGCCGACCTGGGGTGGCGACAAGGACAACGGCAATCACCTCACCGCCGGCCAGAAGGCCGCCTGGGACGCTTTCCTTGAAGATCCCAGCAACGGCATCGACCATGTCTATGCCGTCGGCATCGGCGACGACATCGGCGGCAGCCCGGCCCATCCCGATCGCGACCTCAAGGACGTGGCCGACCCGGACCGCGACCATGTGCCGGCGCAGGACGTGCTCTATGTGACCGATCCGCTCGATCTCGGCAGCACCTTGATCGGTACCATCGAAGGGCATTCGATCACCGGCAATGTGCTCGACGGCAGCAACACCTCGCAGATCGGCGACAATGCGACGCCCGGTCAGGCGGATTCAGCGGGCGATGGTGCGACGCATATCTACACCTTGAGCTATGACAGCGCCGATGACGCCTATGACGTCAGCTTCAGCTGGGACGGCACATCGGCCAACGTGTCCCAGGATGCCGCCGGTGGCATCAACGTGGTCATCTCGGGTCGCGAAGTGTCGTTCGACACGGATAGCGGCCGCATGACCTTCCACTTCGACACCGGTGCCTACACCTTCACGCCGGGTGGTGTGTCGGAGGACACCAATGTCGTCTTCCACTACGGCACCAAGGATGCGGATGGCGATGTCGACCAGGCCGATAGCGGCAGCGGCGACAATGACCAGGGCGGCACCAGCGTGCCCGGCGGTGCCGATCTGGTGATCACCATCCACAACACCGACACGCCGGACGCCTCGCTGGTGGCGAGCCAGCATATCGATACCTATATCGCCCCGACGTCACTGCCGGGCGACCACGAAGCGGCGGCACTTGCCGCCAGCTGA
- a CDS encoding glycosyltransferase family 2 protein — MSEPRDPATVSVIIPAKNREHVIGRSIESALAQTVKPHEIIVVDDGSTDRTGDVARSFEGRGDVAVRVIKNLQSTGAPEARNIGARAATGRYLGFLDSDDAWSADKLEKQLNVFASGTGIAAVFGGVAYHRAGKVRNKIVEQPIISQRGLMRHNVIGPTSSCLVLSDAFHAVGGFRKDMPSCQDWELWLRLSTAGALHMVPEPLLHYYYDGTGQISSNVAKVMAGHRMVFDTVYRMAAHDAAELRALRAEHEMLLAKLNAMTFHDAGATFGHLAKALTAMPSPSLIARAVHYGLRVTYHKARLILKPASRR; from the coding sequence GTGTCTGAGCCCAGGGATCCCGCCACGGTCTCGGTGATCATCCCGGCCAAGAACCGCGAGCATGTCATCGGCCGTTCGATCGAGAGCGCGCTGGCGCAGACGGTGAAACCGCACGAGATCATCGTTGTCGATGATGGTTCGACCGACCGCACCGGCGATGTCGCGCGCAGCTTCGAGGGCCGCGGCGATGTCGCCGTGCGCGTCATCAAGAATCTGCAGTCGACCGGCGCCCCCGAGGCACGCAATATCGGCGCGCGGGCCGCCACCGGGCGCTATCTCGGCTTCCTCGATTCCGACGACGCCTGGTCGGCGGACAAGCTGGAAAAGCAACTCAACGTCTTTGCCAGTGGCACCGGCATTGCCGCGGTCTTCGGTGGCGTCGCCTATCACCGCGCGGGCAAGGTCCGGAACAAGATCGTCGAGCAGCCGATCATCTCGCAGCGCGGGCTGATGCGGCACAACGTGATCGGCCCGACCTCATCCTGCCTGGTGCTCTCTGATGCCTTTCATGCCGTCGGCGGCTTCCGCAAAGACATGCCAAGCTGCCAGGATTGGGAATTGTGGCTGCGCCTATCAACCGCGGGCGCGCTGCACATGGTGCCGGAACCCCTGCTGCATTATTACTATGACGGCACGGGGCAGATCTCGAGCAACGTCGCCAAAGTGATGGCCGGGCACCGCATGGTGTTCGACACGGTCTATCGGATGGCGGCGCATGACGCTGCTGAACTGCGGGCCTTGCGGGCCGAGCATGAGATGCTGCTGGCGAAATTGAACGCGATGACGTTCCATGATGCCGGCGCCACCTTCGGCCACCTCGCCAAGGCTCTGACTGCCATGCCATCGCCCAGCCTGATCGCGCGTGCCGTTCATTACGGGCTGCGCGTCACCTATCACAAAGCCAGATTGATCTTGAAGCCGGCCAGCCGGCGCTGA
- a CDS encoding GumC family protein, producing the protein MAMETDDRLINIDIMGALRRRKWYGIVVAAIGIAATVGVVMNLKATYQSTATILIEEPDVPADLVKSTVSTFANDRLQVIQQRVMTSQHLNEIIDRFGLYPEMQVKMPRSAIVNSMRGKVTMEVVSADIGGQQNRRAQNQATIAFNLSFEHEDPSVAQQVTNRLTDIYLAENDKTRQEKAAGTTVFLTEQADKLAADVQSLEKRLLEVKSKYNGSLPEQFNFNTQLLNQAQAQLLQSRSDMQILTDKKAFLQNQLATISPYTPMMANGRPATPQAQLLQLELQYSDMSAKYGAKHPDVVKLQRQIEGLKAQMGEVDNASIDRAQFDTLQAQLNDALQRYGEKHPEVVKLRRQLAELAAKPAAPSISKLTAPQGPPDNPIYIQLQAQLSDATAQLGGVTARIATLEKNVEDLQARILQTPAIEAEYNSLQDQHRAALQRYQSFKDKEADAQVAENMEQQSKGETFSVIEPPQFPDSPVSPNRKLLYAAGLMLSMMLGAAVMIALDMLDARIYDGRNLMHVFGEMPLVSVPYIKTRAEVKARRWRYAGMASLTIICAIGISSFLYIKYLPPM; encoded by the coding sequence ATGGCCATGGAAACTGATGATCGTCTGATCAATATCGATATCATGGGGGCACTTCGCCGCCGCAAATGGTACGGCATCGTCGTCGCAGCCATCGGTATTGCGGCAACGGTCGGCGTGGTCATGAATTTGAAGGCGACCTACCAGTCGACCGCCACGATCCTGATCGAGGAGCCGGACGTGCCGGCCGATCTGGTCAAATCGACGGTTTCAACCTTCGCCAATGACCGGCTGCAGGTGATCCAGCAGCGCGTCATGACCAGCCAGCATCTGAATGAGATCATCGACCGGTTCGGGCTCTACCCCGAGATGCAGGTGAAGATGCCGCGTTCGGCCATCGTCAACAGCATGCGCGGCAAGGTCACGATGGAGGTGGTCAGCGCCGACATAGGCGGGCAGCAGAACCGGCGCGCGCAGAACCAGGCGACCATCGCCTTCAACCTGTCTTTCGAGCATGAGGATCCGAGCGTTGCCCAGCAGGTGACCAACCGGCTGACCGACATCTATCTCGCCGAGAACGACAAGACCCGGCAGGAAAAGGCGGCCGGCACCACGGTGTTCCTGACCGAGCAGGCGGACAAGCTTGCGGCCGACGTGCAGAGTCTCGAAAAGCGCCTGCTCGAGGTGAAGTCGAAATACAATGGCAGCCTGCCCGAGCAGTTCAACTTCAACACCCAGCTGCTCAACCAGGCCCAGGCGCAGTTGCTGCAAAGCCGCAGCGACATGCAGATCCTGACCGACAAGAAGGCGTTCCTGCAGAACCAGCTGGCCACGATCAGCCCCTATACGCCGATGATGGCCAATGGCCGGCCGGCGACGCCGCAGGCCCAGTTGCTGCAGCTGGAGCTGCAATACAGCGACATGTCGGCCAAGTACGGCGCCAAGCACCCGGATGTGGTGAAGTTGCAGCGCCAGATCGAGGGTCTCAAAGCGCAGATGGGCGAGGTCGACAATGCATCGATCGACCGCGCCCAGTTCGATACGCTGCAGGCGCAGCTCAACGACGCGCTGCAGCGCTATGGCGAGAAACATCCCGAGGTGGTGAAACTGCGCCGGCAATTGGCCGAGCTTGCCGCAAAGCCAGCGGCGCCGAGCATTTCCAAGCTGACGGCACCGCAGGGTCCGCCGGACAACCCGATCTACATCCAGCTGCAGGCACAGCTTTCGGACGCCACTGCGCAGCTGGGCGGCGTCACGGCCCGCATCGCGACGCTGGAGAAGAATGTCGAGGATCTGCAGGCCCGCATTCTGCAGACGCCGGCGATCGAGGCGGAATACAATTCGCTGCAGGATCAGCATCGCGCCGCGCTGCAGCGCTATCAGAGCTTCAAGGACAAGGAGGCCGATGCCCAGGTCGCCGAGAACATGGAGCAGCAGAGCAAAGGCGAGACCTTCTCGGTGATCGAGCCGCCGCAGTTTCCGGATTCGCCGGTCTCGCCCAACCGCAAGCTGCTTTATGCCGCCGGGTTGATGCTGTCGATGATGCTGGGAGCAGCCGTCATGATTGCGCTCGATATGCTCGACGCGCGCATCTATGACGGACGCAACCTGATGCATGTCTTTGGCGAGATGCCGCTGGTTTCGGTGCCCTATATCAAGACCCGGGCCGAGGTGAAGGCGCGGCGCTGGCGTTATGCCGGCATGGCCAGTCTCACCATCATCTGTGCCATCGGCATTTCATCATTCTTGTATATCAAATATCTGCCACCGATGTGA